One region of Pyramidobacter sp. YE332 genomic DNA includes:
- a CDS encoding GntR family transcriptional regulator: protein MSYQSAIPQSVTEEVTRYLHRQLLVRKRFQPGSFIRENDVAEELKVSRSPVREALKILESYGIVKTLPRRGALVLQYTNADVGEIYDVRVLLESKVYSRIVKNHLLNDEHYRYLMKCIDDYRDIRAAFEKNLQEGQLDFFDLECRFHFYIHGISGLSWTSELLKKTYSRLFQYMIHNVGLEDLESILTFHTNIVKNLRSGDLAALGENRIESYMLDKAYRPDQ from the coding sequence ATGTCGTATCAGTCCGCAATTCCCCAGTCCGTTACCGAGGAAGTGACGCGTTATTTGCACCGCCAGCTGTTGGTGAGAAAACGCTTCCAGCCCGGCTCGTTCATCCGCGAGAACGACGTGGCCGAAGAGCTCAAGGTAAGCCGCTCTCCGGTGCGCGAGGCGCTGAAGATCCTCGAGTCCTACGGCATCGTCAAAACTCTGCCGCGGCGCGGCGCCCTGGTGCTGCAGTACACCAATGCCGACGTGGGGGAGATCTACGATGTGCGCGTACTGCTCGAGTCGAAAGTCTATTCTCGGATCGTGAAAAACCATCTGCTGAACGACGAACATTACCGGTATCTGATGAAGTGCATCGACGATTACCGTGATATCCGCGCGGCCTTCGAGAAAAACCTTCAGGAGGGACAGCTGGATTTCTTCGATCTGGAATGCCGCTTCCACTTCTATATCCACGGGATCTCGGGACTGTCCTGGACTTCCGAGCTCCTGAAGAAGACCTATTCGCGCCTGTTCCAGTACATGATCCACAACGTCGGCCTCGAGGACCTGGAAAGCATCCTCACGTTCCACACCAACATCGTGAAAAACCTGAGAAGCGGCGATTTGGCGGCGCTGGGAGAAAACCGCATTGAAAGCTACATGCTGGACAAAGCTTACCGCCCCGATCAGTGA